The bacterium DNA window TTGGACAGGAGTATTTTGGACTGGCACCTGATATGGGATTTCTTGAATTCGATGGAACGAGTGTCGGAAATGGCAGAGAAATGGCTTCCAAGCTGTCTGCCAGTATCTTCCCAAACCCTGCCAACAGTGATGTTCGATTCACTGTAAGTGGGCTGCTGGGACCAACTAATGAACTTCGCATGTTCAACTCTCTTGGTCAAGTTGTTTTCAGCGAAAGAATCATGACGCAATACCCATTTTCAAGTGGCACAATAAGGCTTGCAGAAATGGGCATAGCGACGGGAAAGTACTTCGTTGTTTTTTCTGATGGCCGCGAAAAAGGTGTTGTTCCGCTCACTTATCTTAAGTAGGAGAAGAGATGGCAAACGTACGTCAAGTAACACACTGCATTCCCGCGGCGGCACCCGCTGCGGGTGCCCCTAACTCCGGGCGTCAAGACAAACTGATCTGAACCCGTGCTTCGCCATTCGCCGATACCGCACAAAGAGCGAAAAGCCCCGAATCAAATTGGTCCGGGCTTTTTCTTGTGTGTTGTTCATCACGTGGGCGGCAGAAGCCCCCCTTGGTCCCCCCAAATCCGCAGACGGACTTGGGGGGAAATGCAGACGGGCGGCACGCCTGCCGCCCCTACACCTGAAGCGCCACGCGCCAGCGGCAACGGGTCCAGCGTCCACGCCAGCGGCAACGGGTCCAGCGTCTACGCTGGTGGCTTTCCTCTCTTATCCAATTTGGTTATATTAACTTGCTTGGGCCGCACCGGGCAAGACGGGCGCCTGACCCGGCCACTGTCCAGCCACTTGTCATCCTGAAGGCCGCTGCGGCCTGAAGGGTCTCTCCGAAACCGCCCCTTGACATGATGATTTTCCATCCGTAGCTTGAAAACACACGACGGCGCAACCTACCGGACGGGAGTTATGGAACGGTTGAACGGCATCAAATTTAGATCGCGAATCATACTCGGACTTCAGACATTCCTGAAGCGGGTGGGGTTCGCGATTTTGGTGTTGGGAGGAGGAGCTGCTCATGCCGAGTGGCAACGGGTCCATGAATTTGAAGACGAGCTAACTTGGGTTGTTCGATTCCAGGATGCGGAAAGGGGCTGGGCAGGACCAGCACTACTTCCTCCATACTTGTACAGAACTACAAATGGCGGTTTTGACTGGACTCCCATAGAAGAGTTCCCCGGGAATGGTTATGTCGCTGAAATAGAGTTCTGGGGCAGCAAGCGAATAGCTGTTGCAACATTGAATTCTGTAACCACATCCAGCGATTCTGGAGTGACTTGGAGTGCAATCGCACTTCCCGGCGGGGGATACGCAACCGAAATCGCCTATGCGGATTCGAACTTGATTTTTGCAATCGGAACGGACGATCAGCTTTTACCTCCAACCAGAAAGCAGATCCACCGTAGCTTGGACGGAGGACAGACGTGGACTAGGGTGTTTTACGAAATCGACCATGAAGGCTGGTCTATCAATGATGTGGCTTATTCAGCGTCGGGTACGGTCATCGTAGGCTCAGCGCCGTGGGAGGTACTGCGAAGCACAAATCAGGGAATCAATTGGCAGAGCATTGGAGACGAGGACCCAAACCTATTCCCGATACTCGAGGTTAATGCGTTAGTCTCGCCCAGCAGCGGTGTCTTCATCGCTGCTGGAGCCGTTGATACGTTGCCAGGCTTGCTGGGCTTTCCGATCATCGCCCGCAGTTCAGATGACGGCCAAACGTGGAATATCGTTTGGCAAAATCCTACTGCCTACGACTCAATGATCTATGATTTGTCCTTTGCGGATTCGCTAAACGGCTGGGCAGTGGGGAGGAACGGAACGTTTCTTCGAACGACAGATGGAGGTGAGACATGGACTTGGTCGGTCTTTGATTCAATTAGATTCGGATTTGTTCAAGCTTCATATTTGTCGACCTCGATGGGATTTGTTTTCGACCCGGGTGGCGGAGGTGGAAGTCTCTGGAGGTGGGATACAACAACGGCGGTTGTAGAGGACGACCATGACCGAAGTGAGATCACTGGAACGCAAATAAGTGTCTTTCCAAATCCTTTTAACGCGGAGGCTACATTCCGGATTGAATTAGCGAGACCTTCGCAAGTCCAAGTCAAAATCTATGATCTTTGCGGACGCATTGTCGCCGGGATGAGCGAGCAATATAGGTCTGAAGGCATCCACTCTTTGAAATTAGGCTTGGTGCCGCTGGCCACGGGAATGTACATTTACAGAGTTACGGCCGATAAATATCCTGTTGGCCAAGGGAAGATACTCCATCTCAAATAACCGCCTTTAGGAGTAATCACGATGTTGAATAACTCCGGGCGTCAAGACAAACTGATCTGAACCCGTGCTTCGCCATTCGCCGATACCGCACAAAGAGCGAAAAGCCCCGAATCAAATTGGTCCGGGGCTTTTTCTTGTGTGTTGTTCATCACGTGGGCGGCAGAAGCCCCCCTTGGTCCCCCCAAATCCGCGGACGGACTTGGGGGGAAATGCAGACGGGCGGCACGCCTGCCGCCCCTACACCTGAAGCGCCACGCGCCAGCGGCAACGGGTCCAGCGTCCACGCTGGCGGCAATGGGTCCAGCGTCTACGCTGGTGGCTTTCCTCTCTTATCCAATTTGGTTATATTAACTTGCTCGGGCCGCACCGGGCAAGATGGTCACCTGACACGGGTCAGGACCAAAACGAAAAAACAGGCAACTAAGTGCCTGTTTTTTAAGAGCCGCTGAACGGACTCGAACCGTTGACCTGCTGATTACGAATCAGCTGCTCTACCAACTGAGCTACAGCGGCTTGCAACCTTCGGGGAAACCCAACTATACAGAATTCAGAGGCTTTTGTCAAGCGGCCCGGCCAGATTCTGGGCCCGGACTTTTTCGGGCAACCGACCCTCCGCGTCGCCCCGGCCCTGATCGGCTGCCTCCTGCGCTACCGATCGGCCCTTGTCCGCATCGTCGAGGTCGAGGCCTACACCGACGACGAAGCCTCCCACGGTTTCCGCCGCACCGCCCGCTCGGCCATCATGCACGACAGCTTCGGCCACGTCTATGTTTACCGCAGCTACGGCGTGCACGTTTGCCTCAATTTCACGACCGACCGCAAACATTGTGGTGCCGTGTTGATTCGCGCAGCCGAACCACTCGCAGGCCTCGGCCCCATGCGCAAACGCCGCGGCGATGTAGCGACTCACAAACTCCTTAGCGGCCCCGGCAACCTCACGCGCGCACTGGGCCTCACGCTGGAACTGAATGAAGAAATGATCGGTGCCAAACTTGTGGTCATCGCCGACGCACCCTGCGCCATCGTCTGCACCACCCGCATCGGTATCAGCAAAGCCAAAGACCACCCTTGGCGTTTCTTTGATCCGAACAGCGGAAGCGTCAGCGGCACGAAAGCGCTGAACGCGACTGCGCAGCCTTACTCTTTGACCGGCAACTCAAATATATCCGAGTAATCCGGCTTCCTGGGCATATTCTCCGGCGGTACCGGCGGAATCTCCGGAGCGCAAGCGCCTCGAGTTTATCCAGCGGAATGTAGTAGCTCTTTAGACCTTCGGTGCAGTTGCGGCACATTTCTTCAACACGGCCGTATTTGATCAACTGCGTGCGAAACGCGTTGTATTGGTCACTGTGCCAGATGTCGCGAAAGTCCTGTGTCAGCGCATTGCCCATCAGGAACTGCTCGTCCTTGTCAAAACAACACGGCACTACATTACCGTTCCAGTCAATCATTGTCGAGAACCACAGCCGCTTGCACGATTGATAGCGCCGTTTGGTGTCCCACTTCTCGCCGACACGTTTGTAGCGACGCAACTCTTCGGCATCCGGCAAGTAATCTGCCGCCTGCTCATCGGTGTAAATCTGCGTCGTCTTGATTTCCACCGAATCCGCGCCCCATTCTTTGGCCTTGGCGCGCAGATAGGGAATCTCGTGTTGGTTGTGCTTCATCGGCAACCACTGCATCACGAGCCGCGGATAATTTAGACCGCGCTCATCCCGCAACCGCCGCGTCGCTTTCAAATTCTCGATGACCACTTCGAGATTTCCGCCGATGCGGTAAATCTTGTAGCTGTCCGGCGTCAACCCATC harbors:
- a CDS encoding SPASM domain-containing protein, which produces MWNQGEPTINDDLPNMIGMASARGIYTMVSTNGNLLHRRNLIPRLLDAGLSELIFSIDGLTPDSYKIYRIGGNLEVVIENLKATRRLRDERGLNYPRLVMQWLPMKHNQHEIPYLRAKAKEWGADSVEIKTTQIYTDEQAADYLPDAEELRRYKRVGEKWDTKRRYQSCKRLWFSTMIDWNGNVVPCCFDKDEQFLMGNALTQDFRDIWHSDQYNAFRTQLIKYGRVEEMCRNCTEGLKSYYIPLDKLEALALRRFRRYRRRICPGSRITRIYLSCRSKSKAAQSRSALSCR
- a CDS encoding T9SS type A sorting domain-containing protein, with product MERLNGIKFRSRIILGLQTFLKRVGFAILVLGGGAAHAEWQRVHEFEDELTWVVRFQDAERGWAGPALLPPYLYRTTNGGFDWTPIEEFPGNGYVAEIEFWGSKRIAVATLNSVTTSSDSGVTWSAIALPGGGYATEIAYADSNLIFAIGTDDQLLPPTRKQIHRSLDGGQTWTRVFYEIDHEGWSINDVAYSASGTVIVGSAPWEVLRSTNQGINWQSIGDEDPNLFPILEVNALVSPSSGVFIAAGAVDTLPGLLGFPIIARSSDDGQTWNIVWQNPTAYDSMIYDLSFADSLNGWAVGRNGTFLRTTDGGETWTWSVFDSIRFGFVQASYLSTSMGFVFDPGGGGGSLWRWDTTTAVVEDDHDRSEITGTQISVFPNPFNAEATFRIELARPSQVQVKIYDLCGRIVAGMSEQYRSEGIHSLKLGLVPLATGMYIYRVTADKYPVGQGKILHLK
- a CDS encoding DNA-3-methyladenine glycosylase, whose protein sequence is MQNSEAFVKRPGQILGPDFFGQPTLRVAPALIGCLLRYRSALVRIVEVEAYTDDEASHGFRRTARSAIMHDSFGHVYVYRSYGVHVCLNFTTDRKHCGAVLIRAAEPLAGLGPMRKRRGDVATHKLLSGPGNLTRALGLTLELNEEMIGAKLVVIADAPCAIVCTTRIGISKAKDHPWRFFDPNSGSVSGTKALNATAQPYSLTGNSNISE